ATATTCCCCCCCCCCTGCTTGTATATCTTAATCTCATCAGAGGGTATGAGTGTCTGTCAATAAGAGGTCTTTACTCACGCAAAAGCTTTTGATTTTAGTGTAAACGCGACTTTAGTCCTCCATATGACTTCTTGGGAAGCGAAGTTAATTTTTTTACTTATACAAAATTCAAAAATCTTTTCTCAAAACTAGTCTTATCTCGTGCCCAAGTTACTTTGATATTTTAGTTTTGTTTTATAACATAAGCTCTATATTATTTATGAATCTATGAATCTGAGCAATTTACCATTTATGAAACAGGGAGATATAATATGAAGAAGTTTTTGATAGCGTTATCCTCATTATTGCTTTTAGGGGGATGCTTTGGTAGCAGCAATGGCAGAAGCAAGGATGGCATCAGTTATAAATACCGTATAAGTTCTCCTGACGCTCATGGGATAGCCACTATCACAAGTAACTTCAGACTCCAGTGGAATGAGGCTGAAGACGGAACGATTTCTGGCGTTTATATCAATGAAGATACAGAAGAAACACTTAATATTACTGGAACATCAGGTCCTTCTGGTCGCGCAATCACTGTGGGGCGCACCGAAGAGATCAGCGGTGTACTCTACTTTGTATTTACTCTTCCAGCTGGCGACTTAAGTGGTGAAATCAGTATCAGCGTTGAAACTTACGATTCTTCAGATCAACTCGTTGATTCTGATACAGTGGATGTTATTGCTGAGACCGATGGTATAGAAGACGACGGTGGTGATGGCGGAGATGGTGGCGACGACGGGGACCCTAGCGGTACAATAGTATATCAAAGTATCCATAATTGCACTAACGCTGGTACTGGCGGTGGGCCAAGTACTTATTCCGCCAATATTCGAGTTGAAATTACACCTGATGATACTGAGTTTGGTTTTTCAGGAAGCTTGATTTACAGTGATGATAGGCCCAGCAGCTTTACACTAAATTCAATACCTTTTGTTGCACATGACCACTGCTCCCCTCTTGAGACTTGTTTTAAACACACATCACAACACGACGAGTTTTGGCTTAATATGCTTGGAAACTTTGAAACAGGTGGATTTTATGTGAATTTAAATTATTTTAATGACGATTACTCAGTCAACATCACATGTTCTACAAAATTGCCTGAGGTTCCATAAGTAGTTCTAGTCCATTGATGGACTTAAGATTTTATAACACAACAATAAAGTCTAGCTTTTAATAAAAAACCCAGAATGTCTATTCTGGGTTTTTTTATTTATGCATAATATTTTACTTTATTCTTCAACAACGATCACCATGTCTTCAAGAGTGTATTTTAAAGAATTGGTGTTTCTTATCATTTCTTTTATATTGTTTTCAGAAAACTCAGGGGAAGAATAACTTTGAAGCCAATTTCTATAGTCTTCAACTTCTTGAGCAGAAACTACAAGCTTAACATCATCCGCTTTCATTTTATGAGCTTCAAGGGTCTTTTTGATTGTTGTTTTAAAATAAGCAAAGTTATGTAGCTTATAAGCAAATACATGAGGCACAACCTTAAACTCAAATCTTTCGACCATACATGCACCAAAACTTATCTCTGGTGGTGGAACCATGTTTATTCCAGTAAGATTAAGAGCTCTCCTCATGGATCTAGCCGCTGTACTGCAGTTGACACACGTAACCGTTTTTCTCTTGCTTTAAAGTATACGTAATCCCATCTTGATTATTTGCTGTGTATTCATCACAGTTACTCTTTGTCACCTGGCCACCTTTAATGATGACTTCTGCTGGATGTGAATCCACTTTTTCAAACCTTTCTGCAGCAACTAGTACCAAATCCTCTGGGCTTTGTGCAAAACAGTTTAAAGCTGAAAACACAGTGATGAATGTTAAAACCATGGCCTTCATAAAGACTCCTTATTTAAATTTATCTCTCTTAATCCCCCAAAATCTAGGCCGACGAATTAAGAAATAAAATACGACTTATAGGTCCTCTTTAAAGCAACGCCTGTGCCATAAGGTTGGAAAAACATACGCACCCGCCTCAGGAAAGAGACATATTTTGTCACCAGAGTCCTAATAACAAACAAAAACTGATTCTTCCTTTTTTTTGGTGAAAAAGAGGGGTGAATCCCAAAAGCGCTCGTGATTCTAAGTTTTCATGTTCTGGAGATGGGCTTTTATTGTTGTTATACTCTCTCTTGCTATAAAAAAACCCAATGTAGATGCATTGGGCTTATAAGAACACTTAAAGTATTTATTTACTTAGTTTTAAAGATTGGGGTCTTCCAGACAAACTTTTAAGTTTTTTACTGAACTTGAAACAATCTCTTTTACTAGTTGCCTCTTTACATCAAATGATCCCGTAATACATCCACACCAGTACCCATAATTACCGTTTGTTCGTACCATTTGCTCATCTGTCGGGTACGCTTCAATATCGCCCTTGGCTTGATATCCACCTTGCACGCTGATAATCCATTGTCCATCAGCATCATCAATCCAGTAGTTTGCAGGCGTTGGGTTCCAAATCCACCCACAACGAGTTACGTTTTTTGCGAAAACGGGGCTTGCTAAAGTTATGGTTAAAAATGCAATGAGTAATCTCATAAAAGCCTCCTAGTTATAAGCTTTCTATTTACGTTAGGGTTTGTTTATTGCTTGTAGTTGCTGAGGTCAAGAACCAGATACGCAAACCCTAAGAGCTTTTGCAGAATTGTTTAAAATCGCACAGATTTCAGCTCGCCAGCTTAGAGGAAAGTCTAAGCCATGGTTTAAGTTTTCTAGGATTTCTTTGGGATTGTAATCAATAACGACCTCTTGGCCTGTGCTTTGTCTTTTAAAACGAATCAGACTTGGGGCCAAATCTTTGTGTCCAAAGCTTAGTAGGTCCCTTCTTACAAAATTTCCTCCTAGCCCAGGAAACCCAAGGTCACCCCATGCCCCCGTAATATAGCTTATGATTTGTGATTTAGGGCCTGCTGCTCTTTCTAGTTCAGAGCCAAATTCAACCACAACATCCCCTCTGTGACATATATGATCTTCTGGGAACAATTCTAGGATCGCAGCCTCTACGGTTAAGAACGCTCCTGTACTGGCATGACAGGCGTGTCCCGCGAGCCTGTAGCAGTCCAGCAGTGATCTTTCGTACCTGTAAAGAGTTTCATCAGCAGCTAAAAATTCTGCAAAGGGGTCGTAAAGTTGGATCTTTCTTTTTTCGGCTAGCGCTTCGAGTGTGTCGGTGTTTTTATTCATAGGTCCCCCTATTAAATTACAGGGGCATCATAGACCTGATTTTGGACTTGGCAATAAAAATCTAAGTTACTTTTGGCAAGAGTTCATTCAAATCGCCAACCCTTTTCTGGCTGGCATCCCTCGTTCAGAAGTTGCTTATTGGTCGGATTGGTGGAGGCGGGGGGAGTCGAACCCCCGTCCGCAAGCGGTCCACATTAAGGCAAAGCTACATACTTAGTTTGTGGTTTATGACGGCTAGATAACGGGCACAAACACCCTTTATTTAGCCCTTCTCTGAAAAGTTTAAACCTGTACGTCCAGAGAAGCCGCAAAGGTCGAGGTCTCTAAAGTTGCGCCAAGTTTACACACGAAACCAAAGTGTAAGTTGACGAGCGGCTTATATTAAGCTGCTAATGCGTAATCGTTGCCAATTACAAAATGCACGTTTTTACGAGGTCCTCATGCGCCCCGGTATGCTCCTTAAGCTTCAGCACCCACGTCGAAGCCATTACGCCCCCAATTTAAAAAACTAAGGACATTCACCAAATCGCAAAATAACACACCCCTCCCCCAAAAGCTACCACAAGCCATCATCCTCAACTTGTGCTAATCTCACCCAAGCACTGCGAAGCTCAGTTTCAGGCTGTTAAATCCACCCCTATAAACATGAATTCGCGTTAAGACCCTAAACCCAGGAGGACTCATGTCTGCAAAACTCCAACTTTATTCCCTGGCCACACCCAACGGCCAAAAAGTCTCTATCGCCCTGGAAGAAATGGGCCTTGACTACGAAGCCCATCGCATTGACATCCTAAAGGGCGACCAATTTAAACCCGATTTTATTGCCATCAACCCGAACTCTAAAATCCCCGCCCTTGTGGATCCAGAAGGCGACAATGGCAAACCTCTTAATATTTTTGAGTCAGGGGCGATTCTTGTTTACCTCGCCGAAAAGTCAGGAAAGTTTTTACCTAAAGACCCCGCAGAGCGCTCAAAGACTTTACAATGGCTGTTCTTTCAAATGGGCGGAGCAGGCCCTATGTTTGGCCAATTTGGACACTTCTTTAAGTACGCCAAAGACAAGTGCGATCACCCCTACCCTTTAGAGCGATACAAAAATGAAAGCCAAAGACTTTTGCAAGTCATTGACACCCAATTAGAAAAAAACAAATTCATTGCTGGCGACGAACTCACGATTGCTGACATGGCTCTGGCACCTTGGATTGCTTGTCTTTCCAAGTTTTATAACGCGGATGAAATTTTAGAACTGAGTAAGTTTGAACACATCAACGCATGGATGGAAACCCTGTGGAGTCGCCCTGGATTTAAAAAAGGAGCGGAAGTTTGCGCTTAATGGATTTCTGTCTGCAACAGTAAATCCATATTCTTCTAAAACTTAGTGGTTCACACGACGTAGGGTTGTTCCAAAAACGAGTGAGCCACTTTCATCAGAGGATTTTAGTCTGTATTTTAAACCTTGTTGACAAAGTACGCCCCATCTCATTACTGTTAGAGACAGTTAGGGAGTAGTCAGTTGCCTCCGCGCAAAGGGTGTATCGACATAATGGGACAATAATCCCCGGTACCTCCACAAGAACCCTTCTTGTTGACGAGACTAGCACAGGTAATTTTACATTGCCGTGTAGTCTCGTACCACCACAGACCTCACGGCACATAAAACATGCAGTGAGAGCACATGATAGATTTTATTGAAGTTGTCACATTTAGCTTGGTCCTAAGCACAGACTCCTTTTCTGCGGCCTTAGCTATGGGAACTCGTCCCCATAAACTCAGTGACACTTTAAAATTCGCTTTTGCTTCTAGTGGAGCTGAAGTTTTAGTTCTACTTTTAGGCGCCCTTGCTGGAGCCAGCATTGTCACGCAATTTGATTTTATTGATCACTGGCTGTCCTTTGCCTTACTTGCAGTTGTTGCAGTTCACATGGCTTTTGAGGCGATCAAAGAATTACGCCAGGACAATAGCGCGAGCAAACCCAAAAAGTTTCATAACTTTTTTAAAATTCTTATCGTGTCTTTTGCAACCAGCTTGGACTCGTTTGTGGTGGGGGTCACTTTAGGGGTGCAAGAAAAATCCCTAACGCCTTTTATACTGTGTGTGGGAATCTGTGTCTTTGTCCTGACCCTCGTGGGAATGAAAATCTCAAAGACCACATCCGATAGTTTAGGTCCCATTTTTAGTCTTATTGGTTCGGGAATTTTATTACTCTTAGCATTTAAATTTTTAATTGAAGGTTTGTAAACAAAGGAGTCAAAAATGAAAACACAACTGGCCATCTTAGCTATGGTTTTATTCGCAGCCACATCGTGCACCAAAAAACATGGGCACACTCACTGCACAGACGAAGACCAAAGCACTTGGCAAGATCAAGAGGCTTTTCAGCAAAACCTCGTAGAGCAAGGTTACAGAATCAATGAATTCAAAGTGACTAAAGGCAACTGCTACGAGATTTATGGTTGGGATAAAGAGCAAAACAAAGTGGAAATCTATTTTAACCCCATTGATGGCTCTATCGTAAAACAAAAATCTCAGTGATGTCAGCGGCAAGATTAGCTCCCCTTTTTCGAGCTCTACATTGGGGCGTGGCTCTGACCATTTTGCTTAATGCTTATGTGCTTGAGGCGGGCGATCCGCCTCATAAGTATATAGGATACCTGTGCGTGGCACTTGTCGTTCTTAGGCTTGCGCTTTCTAAAAAAAGAACCGCAACCCACTACAACCCCAACGCCATTTACATCTATGGTTTGATTTGGCTTGCAATTTTTGGGTTAGGCCTTACAGGTTTTATGATGGGCCTTGATCGGTTTTGGGGAAACACCACTCTAGAGCAGATCCATGGCACCATCGCCAATGTCATCTTAGTTCTTGTGCTGATCCATTTAATAGGTGTGTTTTTTGATGCCTACAAACATAAACGCCGCACTTGGATGGTGATGATCACGGGGGACAAAGAGTAGCTATCACTGGCAACCGATAAACTTTCTATTGTAGAATCCGATTTAACGCAAAAACCCTACCACCTACGTCTAAATGTGGCACGAGGGTAACTACTATTACCTAAAGCAACACACCACCCAATCACAGACCTCTTTTACTGAGGAGCAGGAATCTCAAACAAGTCTGCTATGGCCTGTTCAAAGCCTTCCTCTTGGATTAAGCCTGTGTTCATGGCGGGCTCACCCTTTAGGGGAATGAATAAAATACTAGGGATACTGCGAATCTCGAAAATGGCGGCAAGCTCTGGGCTAGCTTCTGTATCTACTTTGTACACATCCACAAGTCCTTTATATTTTTCTGCCATGTCCTCAAGGATGGGCATTTGCATTCTGCATGGACCACACCAGTCGGCATAAAAATCAATAATCACTGGACGCTCGCCTGTGTAGTTCCATTCTTTATTTGTTTCATAATCAAAAATTTTTTCTTTAAATGTAGTCACATGCAAAACTTCCACGTCCACTCCTTGGTTACTCCACTCATTTAGGTGTTTCATTATAAATGACTTTCGGTTAATCTGAAAGCTATGAGATTTAAATTTTACATCTTTTTTGTTTCTAGCTTTTTAATTTTTGTCACTTCTCTAGGCTGTAGCAAAGACAGCGCAAGCACTCACAACCTCACAGCACCTGTGATCGAAAAATTAAGCTCTTTAAATGCCTTAAGAGAAGGGCTGGCGGCATCTATTGACGCTAATGCGCCCATTACTCCAGACACTTTTAAAACCACATGTATGCCCGTTGGAATGGAATACAAAAGGTGGTCAGACTCCCAGGGGTTTACGTCTAAACAGGTCTCCGACAAAAACCGCAATCCTTTACATTCCCCCAATGCCACTGAAGAAAAGATCATCGCCGAATTTCAAAATCAGAACACACTTAAACACAAGGTTGTGACCACTACCGAGGGAACTTTTGTTTATCATAGAATCAACGTCACCTCTGCTTGCCTGCACTGTCATGGCTCTAAAGACATGCGACCTGATTTTATTAAAACCAAGTACCCAAAAGACAAAGCCTATGATTATAAGGAAGGGGATTTTCGTGGCATATACTCTGTTTTTATCCCTAAAGTCTTACCCAAAACACAAAATTAACCCACAATAGTTTTAAACATTATGAACTTTAAAAACAAAAAAATCTTCAGTATTGACAACCTACTTTTTGTTATCGCCCTTCTGGTGATCGTTTTTATCATCATTCCTCGTGCATGGAAGAATTTCTTACTGCAAGGTCAAGAGGCTGCAAAGATTGTAAATCTCGTAAGCATTCACAACGAACCCTTAGAGATAACTCCTCCCTACGCACTCGTATTTTGGGCCACGTGGTGTAAACCCTGTGATATCGAACTGGGGCGCATTCAATCTATGATTGAAGAAAATAAAATTCCACAAAATAAAGTTATCGCGGTGGCTGTGGATGACCACCTCAAACCCATTTTAGAGGCCCAAGCAAAAAGAAATTACAGTTTCCCCATAGTATGGGATGAAGATCAGAGCTTAAGCTCAATGTACCAAGTCCAAGGCACACCCACCATTTTAGTCATTCAAAAGGACAACACCATAAAGTGGGCTACAACGGGACTGAGTCCACTTTTAAAATTAAGACTGCAAAGTTATCTGAATTAAAAACCTTACCCTTACAAAATAAAAAAAGGCGGCCCCTTTAAAGCCGCCAGTGTGTTAATTGCACCCTTCCGTTCCTAGAAGGGTGCCACGTTTATCATATATTAACATGGGCACCACCTCCTCTCTGACTTGAGAAAGTCAAACACAGTATAGGAGATATCGTTATTTTTTAAAAATCGTATTTTTTTGTTCTAGGATTAAGATTTTCTTATAGACAAATTCTGTCCCTATATCTCACAGATAAAATACTAATATCCCTTATAGATTTAAATTTAACTCTGGTTCGTGAAATAGAGGCTGTAAATAATATATCAAAAAATAATCTAATTTTTAGATAGGTCCTTTTATTTCAGTCCGCAGCAGAGCATCACCAAGAACTCTCTATTCATCAAACCTTTTGTCTACTATAATTAAATCTATTGTTTAAAAAAAAAATTTAAAGGAGACGTTATGACAAAAGAAGCTACAGGCACATGCCTATGTGGAAAGATCACTCTTAAAGCCAAACAAATGAACACCTCTCTGGGAGCGTGCCATTGTGCTACATGCAGAAAATGGACTGGTGGTCCTTTTTTAGCCGTGGACTGCGGTTCTAGCGTCAATGTGCAAGGTGAAGAGTTCTTAAGTGTTTACAATTCCTCAGACTGGGGTGAACGCGCTTTTTGCAAAAGCTGTGGAACAATTTTGTTTTTTAGATTGAAAGACCACAGCTTTTATTCTGTTTCTGCTGAACTGTTTAACGAACCCGAACTCAAGTTTGAAACACAAATCTTTATTGATAGCAAACCTGACTATTATGAATTTGCAAACCCTACTAAGAATATGACAGGCGAAGAGGTGTTTGCGGCTTTTGCACCTAAAAGCTAACAGCCCTTTAATCTATCCCTACGCTTCAACCGTGTAGTGGCAAGACTCACATACAAACTTGTAACCTATATTTTGGTAAATCTTATTGGAGGTGGGGTTAGAAAGATCAGTGTAAAGACAGACTTGCTTTTTCCCTTCAGCAAGCACAAGTTCCGTCAACCGAGCTGTCACTATAGAACCATACCCTTGGCCTCTGAAGGCCTTGGGAGTAAAAACCAAATTTACACTGCATGAGGTTTCAATGTCTCGGCCTTTAGATGCCATTGAAACAAGCTCTTGACCCTTTTCTAAAACATAAATCATGCCTTTAGAAATTCTAGCTTGAGCCACTTCATGTCCATCAATAGGCGGATCATGAGGAACTACCTCCTGATGGAAGTCCTCAATCCATGTCGCAAGAATAGGGATGTCTTTTTCTGTAGCCACACGAAATTGAGTCTGCTGCCAAACACCTAGCGTATGCGGTGACGGTGACGGTGACGGTGACGGTGACGGTGACGGTGACGGTGACGGTGACGGTGACGGTG
This region of Pseudobdellovibrionaceae bacterium genomic DNA includes:
- a CDS encoding DUF4087 domain-containing protein codes for the protein MRLLIAFLTITLASPVFAKNVTRCGWIWNPTPANYWIDDADGQWIISVQGGYQAKGDIEAYPTDEQMVRTNGNYGYWCGCITGSFDVKRQLVKEIVSSSVKNLKVCLEDPNL
- a CDS encoding glutathione binding-like protein, whose product is MSAKLQLYSLATPNGQKVSIALEEMGLDYEAHRIDILKGDQFKPDFIAINPNSKIPALVDPEGDNGKPLNIFESGAILVYLAEKSGKFLPKDPAERSKTLQWLFFQMGGAGPMFGQFGHFFKYAKDKCDHPYPLERYKNESQRLLQVIDTQLEKNKFIAGDELTIADMALAPWIACLSKFYNADEILELSKFEHINAWMETLWSRPGFKKGAEVCA
- a CDS encoding manganese efflux pump MntP family protein: MIDFIEVVTFSLVLSTDSFSAALAMGTRPHKLSDTLKFAFASSGAEVLVLLLGALAGASIVTQFDFIDHWLSFALLAVVAVHMAFEAIKELRQDNSASKPKKFHNFFKILIVSFATSLDSFVVGVTLGVQEKSLTPFILCVGICVFVLTLVGMKISKTTSDSLGPIFSLIGSGILLLLAFKFLIEGL
- a CDS encoding PepSY domain-containing protein is translated as MKTQLAILAMVLFAATSCTKKHGHTHCTDEDQSTWQDQEAFQQNLVEQGYRINEFKVTKGNCYEIYGWDKEQNKVEIYFNPIDGSIVKQKSQ
- a CDS encoding cytochrome b/b6 domain-containing protein, giving the protein MALTILLNAYVLEAGDPPHKYIGYLCVALVVLRLALSKKRTATHYNPNAIYIYGLIWLAIFGLGLTGFMMGLDRFWGNTTLEQIHGTIANVILVLVLIHLIGVFFDAYKHKRRTWMVMITGDKE
- a CDS encoding thioredoxin domain-containing protein; translated protein: MKHLNEWSNQGVDVEVLHVTTFKEKIFDYETNKEWNYTGERPVIIDFYADWCGPCRMQMPILEDMAEKYKGLVDVYKVDTEASPELAAIFEIRSIPSILFIPLKGEPAMNTGLIQEEGFEQAIADLFEIPAPQ
- a CDS encoding DUF3365 domain-containing protein, which gives rise to MRFKFYIFFVSSFLIFVTSLGCSKDSASTHNLTAPVIEKLSSLNALREGLAASIDANAPITPDTFKTTCMPVGMEYKRWSDSQGFTSKQVSDKNRNPLHSPNATEEKIIAEFQNQNTLKHKVVTTTEGTFVYHRINVTSACLHCHGSKDMRPDFIKTKYPKDKAYDYKEGDFRGIYSVFIPKVLPKTQN
- a CDS encoding TlpA family protein disulfide reductase — encoded protein: MNFKNKKIFSIDNLLFVIALLVIVFIIIPRAWKNFLLQGQEAAKIVNLVSIHNEPLEITPPYALVFWATWCKPCDIELGRIQSMIEENKIPQNKVIAVAVDDHLKPILEAQAKRNYSFPIVWDEDQSLSSMYQVQGTPTILVIQKDNTIKWATTGLSPLLKLRLQSYLN
- a CDS encoding GFA family protein, which produces MTKEATGTCLCGKITLKAKQMNTSLGACHCATCRKWTGGPFLAVDCGSSVNVQGEEFLSVYNSSDWGERAFCKSCGTILFFRLKDHSFYSVSAELFNEPELKFETQIFIDSKPDYYEFANPTKNMTGEEVFAAFAPKS